ATCAGGCGGCGGCGCCGAAACGGCGGGCGGCGATCGCTAGGGCGAAAAGCTCCTGATGGGCGCAATGCCACCAGGGGCCCAAGGTGCCTTCGGCCCGCCGCGCCCGCAGCCGCCGCCGGATGTCCAGACCGATCCGGCCATCCCCGCCGGCCTCGACTGCGGCCCGGCGCAGCAAACGTTCGAACAGCGCCCGATCCTGGCTCAGGCGGGTGGCGAGGCTAAGGATGGCCCGCCGGCGCGCGGCCAGGGCCAGGGATGGGGGCAGGCTGGGCAAGGCGGTCAGGCGGGATGGATCGGCAAAAGCGTGGCCCATGGGGTTGTCTCCTTCGAGGGGTGGTCCGACGCGCGGCCGGCCCCGGAGACGAGCTCAATCCAGGGCCGTCTGCGCCCCGAAAAATTAACCAATGAGCGTAAAAAGAGGGTGAACCACGCCTGTTACGTGTAGGCGTGGCCCTCTCATCCCCAGCCTCATACCAATAGTCTTATACCATCAAGGTGGCGGCTCCCGCCGGCGTCTCGGTCAGCCAGGTGACGGCGCCGGCGACCTCGCAGGGCAGGTCGTCGCGCAGATCGGCCGGGGTCAGGGCGATGGCGCGCAGACCGGCCTCGCAGACGACGAAGCGCACGCCCAGCGCGACGCAGGCCTCCAGCAGGGTTTCGAAATCGGCGACGCCGCGCGCCGCCAGGGCCTGATCCTGGGCCAGGGCGGTGTCATGTCCGGGCGAAGGGGCGAGCGCCCGCCAGCCGGGGCTGACATCCCCCGTGACCCCGGGCGGGGGCGTGGAGGGGCGGGCGGTCCGCGCCAGGGCCCTGGTCGCCCCCAGGGTGAAGAACAGCAGGGCGGGCTGACCCAGGGCGGCGGCGGCGCTGGCTAGGACCAGGGCGTAATGGACGCGCTCGAAGGCATCCGAGAGCACCACCGCCGACAGGCCGGCGATGCCGGGCGCGGGCGCGGCGGGATCACCCGGCACAGACGGATCCCTCGGCCTGATCGGCGTGGAGGGACAGATCGGTGATCGTCGGTTGGGCGCCGCAGAGCGGGCAGGCGGGATCGGGCTTGAGCCGGACCTCGCGGAAGCCGCCGGCCAGGGCGTCGCAGATCAGCAGCCGCCCGGCCATCGAGCGGCCGATGCCCAGAAGCTCCTTGATCACCTCGGTCGCCTGCAGGCTGCCCATGGTGCCGACAACGGCGCCCAGGACCCCGGCCTCGGCGCAGGTCGGCACCGATCCTTCGGGTGGCGGCTCGGGGTACAGGCAGCGATAACAGGGCCCGCCCTGATGGGTGCGGAAGGTGGAAAGCTGGCCATCGA
The DNA window shown above is from Rhodospirillum rubrum ATCC 11170 and carries:
- a CDS encoding DsrE/DsrF/DrsH-like family protein, which produces MPGDPAAPAPGIAGLSAVVLSDAFERVHYALVLASAAAALGQPALLFFTLGATRALARTARPSTPPPGVTGDVSPGWRALAPSPGHDTALAQDQALAARGVADFETLLEACVALGVRFVVCEAGLRAIALTPADLRDDLPCEVAGAVTWLTETPAGAATLMV